A stretch of Garra rufa chromosome 11, GarRuf1.0, whole genome shotgun sequence DNA encodes these proteins:
- the LOC141346211 gene encoding Friend leukemia integration 1 transcription factor-like produces the protein MDGTIKEALSVVSEDQSLFEPPYAAAAPLPKTDMTASGAQDYGQPHKINPIPPQQEWINQPGRVNVKREYDHINGSRESPVDCSVGKCNKMVGGTDASQMNYTGYMDEKCAPPPNMTTNERRVIVPADPSLWSPDHVRQWLDWAIKEYGLQEIDTAMFHNTDGKELCKMSKEDFLRLTSVYNTEVLLSHLNYLRESKSTTSLYSFEIG, from the exons GAGGCGCTGTCAGTGGTGAGTGAAGACCAGTCTCTGTTTGAGCCTCCATACGCTGCTGCTGCTCCCTTACCCAAGACAGACATGACTGCGTCCGGTGCACAGGACTATGGTCAGCCTCACAAGATCAACCCTATTCCCCCTCAGCAGGAGTGGATCAACCAGCCCGGCCGGGTTAATGTCAAGCGAGAATATGACCACATCAATGGATCCAG AGAGTCCCCGGTGGACTGTAGTGTGGGTAAATGCAATAAAATGGTGGGTGGGACCGACGCATCTCAGATGAACTATACTGGCTACATGGATGAGAAGTGTGCTCCGCCCCCAAACATGACAACCAATGAGAGGAGAGTTATCGTCCCAGCAG ACCCTTCTCTCTGGTCTCCAGACCATGTGCGGCAATGGTTAGACTGGGCCATTAAAGAGTATGGTCTTCAGGAGATCGACACAGCCATGTTCCACAACACAGATGGAAAAGAACTTTGCAAGATGAGCAAAGAGGACTTCCTGAGACTCACCAGCGTGTATAACACGGAGGTCCTGCTCTCACATCTCAATTACCTCAGGGAAAGTAAGTCCACCACCTCTTTGTATTCATTTGAGATTGGCTAA